The Zingiber officinale cultivar Zhangliang chromosome 10A, Zo_v1.1, whole genome shotgun sequence genome contains a region encoding:
- the LOC122027583 gene encoding protein WALLS ARE THIN 1-like, whose product MADADGGKRVCGMPEKVQLHVAMLLLQFGYAGFHVVSRTALNMGTSKLVYSVYRNIIALILLFPFAYFLEKKERPTMKFSFLVQFFVLALCGITANQGFYLLGLDHTSPTFASAIQNSVPAITFAMAAALRIEKVRLDRQDGIAKVAGTLACVGGATVITLYKGPPIFDRASTTALNSAAPAFMAEGKNWKLGCVYLIGHCLSWSGWLVLQKPVLKKYPARLSVTSFTCFFGLLQFLIIAAFIERDSDAWSFHSTGELFAIFYAGFVASGIAFSVQIWCIDRGGPVFVAVYQPVQTLVVAIMASIVLGEKFYLGSIIGAVFIVLGLYLVLWGKSQERIFATEEASIVSSSCVHDGLRPSAASLKASSNLAQPLLPSSISESA is encoded by the exons ATGGCCGACGCCGACGGAGGGAAGAGAGTCTGCGGCATGCCGGAGAAGGTGCAGTTGCACGTCGCCATGCTCTTGCTGCAGTTCGGCTACGCCGGCTTCCACGTCGTCTCCCGGACGGCGCTCAACATGGGCACCAGCAAACTCGTCTACTCCGTCTACCGCAACATCATCGCTTTGATCCTCCTCTTCCCCTTCGCCTACTTTCTCGAGAA GAAGGAACGGCCGACGATGAAGTTCTCCTTTCTCGTGCAGTTCTTCGTTCTCGCTCTCTGCGG GATAACGGCGAACCAGGGATTTTACTTGCTTGGCCTCGACCACACGTCGCCCACCTTCGCCTCCGCCATCCAGAACTCTGTTCCGGCTATCACCTTCGCCATGGCTGCCGCCCTCAG AATCGAGAAGGTGCGGCTCGACCGGCAAGATGGAATCGCGAAGGTCGCCGGAACGCTGGCGTGCGTCGGCGGCGCCACCGTGATCACGCTCTACAAAGGGCCGCCCATATTTGACCGCGCCTCTACGACTGCGCTGAACTCTGCAGCGCCGGCGTTCATGGCGGAGGGGAAGAACTGGAAGCTGGGCTGCGTCTACCTCATCGGCCACTGCCTATCCTGGTCAGGGTGGCTGGTGCTCCAGAAGCCGGTGCTGAAGAAGTACCCCGCCAGGCTCTCCGTCACCTCCTTCACCTGCTTCTTCGGCCTCCTCCAGTTCCTCATCATCGCCGCCTTCATCGAGCGCGACTCCGACGCCTGGTCCTTCCACTCCACCGGCGAGCTTTTCGCCATCTTCTACGCC GGATTCGTAGCGTCCGGAATCGCCTTCTCCGTTCAAATATGGTGCATCGACAGGGGCGGCCCTGTGTTCGTGGCAGTGTACCAGCCAGTTCAAACTCTGGTCGTCGCGATCATGGCTTCCATCGTTCTAGGCGAGAAATTCTACCTCGGCAG CATCATCGGAGCTGTCTTCATCGTCTTGGGACTGTACCTGGTGCTGTGGGGGAAGAGTCAGGAGAGGATCTTTGCTACCGAGGAGGCCTCCATTGTCTCTTCCAGCTGCGTCCATGATGGCCTCAGGCCATCGGCTGCCTCGCTCAAAGCTTCTTCCAACCTTGCTCAGCCACTGTTGCCCTCGTCGATCTCCGAGAGTGCCTGA
- the LOC122026808 gene encoding uncharacterized protein LOC122026808, producing the protein MNPQKCLFGAKRGCFLGYIVTERGIEANSSKVKALQDMPPPRNLKEVQRLTGRITALSRFISRMADWSLPFFKILRRATKFQWDEECDQAFEELKVYLNSLPVLAKPVIGEPLRIYLSSTEHAVGLAFVRLDDEEQSVYFLSHILKDAESRYIGLEKLAFTLVLAARRLRPYFLAYTIIVMTNSPLGRVLLNPEASGRLIKWTTKLSKFNIQYQPRSVIKVQALADFITEVQNLEPEALRKIFVDRSSTRLGSGISVLMLSPQEERMHLSVRLDYRATNNEAEYESLIAGLQAARHVGANRVILYSDSQLPAQQLSGAFEINNARLRLYAEAFDKLKTNFGEVVVQKVPRAENQAADELAKLASSISSVVIQQPIEQMVKKFIWQHIICRFGIPRCLVSDNERQFIGQELREWCEGYGIQKHFTSVAYPQSNGQVEVANREILRILRVRLDHIGGSWVDELPGVLWAIHKTPKEGAGVTPFHLVYGGEAVVPVEVSVESDRIQSYDGDNVERRLLELDLIDAVRAKAVVRLTAYRQRMKQNYNRRVIPRAFHVGDLVWKKVKSIGDVSKLEAPWTWPFKVIEKL; encoded by the exons GTGAAAGcgctgcaagatatgccgcctcccagaaatctgaAGGAAGTAcaacgtctcaccggtcggataacagcgtTGTCGCGATTCATCTCCAGAATGGCTGACTGGAGCCTGCCCTTTTTCAAGATTTTACGCCGAGctaccaaattccaatgggatgaagaatgcgaccaGGCGTTCGAAGAACTAAAGGTCTATCTAAACTCTTTACCCGTACTAGCCAAGCCAGTTATCGGCGAGCCGCTTCGCATTTACTTATCTtcgaccgagcatgctgtcgGCTTGGCGTTTGTTCGGCTGGATGACGAGGAACAGTCTGTGTACTTTCTgagtcacattctaaaggatgctgagtctcgctacattGGTCTCGAAAAGCTTGCTTTCACGCTAGTCCTCGCCGCACGAAGACTCCGTCCTTACTTCCTCGCGTATACAATAATCGTCATGACGAATAGCCCTCTAGGGAGAGTCTTGCTTAACCCGGAGGCGTCCGGGCGGCTGATTAAGTGGACGACTAAACTCAGCAAATTCAACATCcagtatcagccccgctcggtgATTAAGGTGCAAGCCTTGGCAGATTTCATAACAGAGGTACAGAACCTCGAGCCCGAAGCTTTaaggaaaatatttgtggatagatcatccactcggctcggaagtggaatCAGTGTCTTAATGCTTTCTCCTCAAGAAGAGCGAATGCATCTGTCTGTTCGGCTAGATTACCGAGCaacaaataatgaagcagagtatgagtcCCTCATAGCCGGCCTGCAGGCCGCTCGACACGTGGGGGCTAATCGAGTAATCCTCTACTCAGACTCTCAACTGCCCGCCCAGCAACTCTCGGGAGCTTTTGAAATAAACAATGCAAGGCTCAGGCTATACGCGGAGGCCTTCGATAAACTCAAAACCAACTTCGGGGAAGTGGTCGTACAGAAAGttccccgagcggaaaaccaggcggCGGACGAATTAGCTAAACTTGCAAGTTCGATATCGTCGGTCGTCATCCAACAACCGATCGAGCAG atggtcaaaaagttcatctggcaacacataatATGTCGATTTGGCATCCCACGTTGCCTCGTGTCAGACAACGAGCGGCAATTCATAGGCCAGGAGCTTAGAGAATGGTGTGAGGGGTATGGCATTCAGAAGCACTTCACCTCCGTAGCTTACCCACAAAGTAACGGACAAGTGGAAgttgccaatcgggagatcctgcggATTCTTCGGGTTCGGCTTGACCACATAGGAGGGAGCTGGGTGGATGAACTGCCAGGAGTGCTATGGGCAATCCACAAGACCCCAAAGGAAGGGGCAGGCGTTACTccgttccacttggtatacggAGGAGAGGCGGTCGTCCCCGTCGAGGTCAGCGTGGAGTCAGATCGGATCCAGAGTTATGACGGAGACAATGTTGAGCGGAGACTACTAGAGCTGGACTTGATAGACGCGGTGAGAGCGAAAGCAGTCGTCCGGCTAACGGCGTATCGTcaaagaatgaagcaaaactacaataggCGAGTGATTCCCAGAGCATTCCATGTTGGTGACCTGGTATGGAAAAAGGTAAAGTCGATCGGTGATGTAAgtaagctggaggctccctggacCTGGCCtttcaaagtcatcgagaagctctga